A segment of the Bdellovibrio bacteriovorus genome:
TTGATTGCTGAAATTGACCGTGTATTGAAGAACCAGTTGTCCAATACGGCGACTGTCGAGCAGGCGGCCTTGGGTGGCGTACATCCGGTGGCGGAAATGCTCAACGTCATGGACAAGAACACGGAAACCGCGATCATGTCCCGCCTGGAGGAAAAAGATCCTCTGCTGGCGGAAGAGATCCGCAAGCTGATGTTCGTCTTCGACGACATCGTGAAAATCGACGACCGTGGTATCCAGTCCCTTCTCAAGGAAGTGGCGAACGAAAAACTTCTGCTGGCGCTCAAAACATCCAGCGAAGAGATTCGTACGAAGATCTTCAAGAACATCTCTGCCCGTGCGGCCGAGATGCTGCGTGAGGATCTGTCGAACATGGGTCCATCCCGTCTGTCCGACGTCGAGTCGGCTCAGCAGGAGATCGTGAACGTGGCACGCCGTCTGGAAGCCGAAGGAAAAATCCTGATCGCAAGAGGTGGTTCAGAAGATGCAATGGTCTAATCGCGCCTCCAAGTCCGTTCTGTCCAAGGAAGTGGCTGAAAAGACAGTTCTCGAGTTCGTTCCCATGCGTTTTGATCTGGGGACTCCCGAGCAGGCCATGAACTATCTGGCAGAAAAGAAAAAGGGCTCTGACTTCCGCATGAACGATGCCGTGCGTGTGCAAACGGGTATCGATCAGGTGGAAAAAGGCAACGACGAGGAAAAAGTCGAAGTCGCCGCTTTGGAAAAACTGAAAGAGATCCAGGAAGGCGCCTATCAGGAAGCCTATCGCCTGGGTCTGGAAGAGGGCCGTAAAGAAGCCTTCGAGCAGGTTTCTGCGGATATCGCCGAGCGTATGGCCGGTTTGGACACCCTGCTTTTGACTATCAAAGAACTTAAAAAAGAAATGTCCGGATTCAATGAGGCCCATCTGCTGAAGCTGATGTTCCAGATGGCCTCCCGTCTGGCCAAAACCGAGCTTCAGAGCAATAACGACGCGATGGTGGGAATTCTGCGCGACGCGGTTGGTTTGGCTCAGGACGAAGAAGAAATCACCGTTCACGTGTCCCAGGCTCAGTTCGACTTCCTGGAAGAACTGAAATCCGAAACCGGCCGTGAATTTGAATTCATCAAAAAAATCAAATTTGAACCCAACGCCGAAGTTGCTGATGGCGGCTGCATCGTTGAAACCAACTATGGTGAAGTCGATGCGCGCATTGAGCAGCGTGTGGAGCAGTTGTGGTCTGTTCTTTCTGAAAACATGCCCAAAGTTAAAGACAGGATTGCCGGTTAATGAGCGAATTTGAACTGAACCTGGATAAGTATTCTGACGTGATCCAGTCTGTCCATTTGACGAAGGACAGCGGTAAAGTCACGGAAGTGAACGGGATGCTTATTAAAGGGTATCTGCCCGGCGCAAGTGTTGGCAGTATCGTGTCCATCAATCCCAGTGGGATGGAAAAGTCCTTCCTGGCGGAAGTGGTGGGGTTCAAGGACAAGCAT
Coding sequences within it:
- a CDS encoding FliH/SctL family protein — its product is MQWSNRASKSVLSKEVAEKTVLEFVPMRFDLGTPEQAMNYLAEKKKGSDFRMNDAVRVQTGIDQVEKGNDEEKVEVAALEKLKEIQEGAYQEAYRLGLEEGRKEAFEQVSADIAERMAGLDTLLLTIKELKKEMSGFNEAHLLKLMFQMASRLAKTELQSNNDAMVGILRDAVGLAQDEEEITVHVSQAQFDFLEELKSETGREFEFIKKIKFEPNAEVADGGCIVETNYGEVDARIEQRVEQLWSVLSENMPKVKDRIAG